A region from the Meiothermus sp. Pnk-1 genome encodes:
- a CDS encoding response regulator, which translates to MAVTLLVVDDEPHMRLLASRILSNAGYQVFQAAHGAEALEVLLQHPEIRLVVTDIAMPVMDGLELLQKLAVRGTPPVVVISARSSQRDEEMALGLGAKAFLAKPFRGEELLRLVAAELHGGGGSG; encoded by the coding sequence ATGGCCGTGACCCTCCTGGTGGTAGACGACGAGCCCCACATGCGCTTGCTGGCATCCCGTATCCTCTCCAATGCGGGGTATCAGGTGTTTCAAGCCGCCCACGGGGCAGAGGCGCTGGAGGTCTTGTTGCAACACCCGGAGATCCGGTTGGTGGTTACCGATATCGCCATGCCGGTGATGGATGGGCTCGAGCTTTTGCAAAAGCTGGCGGTGCGGGGAACCCCTCCGGTGGTGGTGATCTCGGCCCGCAGCAGTCAGCGCGACGAGGAGATGGCCCTTGGGTTGGGGGCCAAGGCCTTTTTGGCCAAACCCTTTCGCGGGGAGGAGCTGCTTAGGTTGGTTGCGGCTGAGTTGCATGGAGGGGGAGGGTCAGGCTGA
- a CDS encoding cytochrome c biogenesis CcdA family protein: MTLTFVSAFFAGLFSFLSPCVLPLVPTYLLYLGGERGRPLFNALFFVGGFGLVFLLLGLPFTLLGNLLAEHKSLLGRVGGAVMILFGAYMFNLFGLKSLASRGVGLRYQGDTARPWGAFVLGVVLALGWTPCIGPILGGILTLTTVEGRGAELLLIYILGLAVPFLLVAVFADRAVALIRRTGHLTKWVERGAGAFLMLVGALLLSGYYTQLNGFFLKITPSWLLERL, from the coding sequence ATGACCCTTACCTTTGTTTCCGCTTTCTTCGCGGGGCTTTTCTCGTTTTTGTCGCCCTGCGTTTTGCCGCTGGTGCCCACGTATTTGCTCTACTTGGGGGGTGAGCGCGGGCGGCCTCTATTCAACGCCCTCTTTTTCGTGGGGGGGTTCGGGCTGGTGTTCTTGCTGCTGGGGCTGCCTTTTACCCTGCTGGGTAACCTGCTGGCCGAGCACAAGAGCCTGCTGGGGCGGGTTGGCGGGGCGGTGATGATCCTGTTTGGGGCTTACATGTTCAACCTCTTCGGCCTCAAGAGCTTGGCCTCGAGGGGGGTGGGCCTGCGCTATCAGGGCGACACGGCGCGGCCTTGGGGGGCTTTCGTGCTGGGGGTGGTGCTGGCTTTGGGCTGGACGCCTTGCATCGGCCCCATCCTGGGCGGTATCCTCACCCTCACCACGGTGGAGGGGCGGGGGGCCGAACTGCTGCTTATCTACATTCTGGGGTTGGCCGTGCCGTTTTTGCTGGTGGCGGTGTTCGCCGACCGGGCAGTGGCCTTGATCCGCCGCACCGGCCACCTCACCAAATGGGTCGAGCGCGGCGCCGGGGCCTTTCTGATGCTGGTCGGGGCCTTGCTCCTCAGCGGCTACTACACCCAGCTCAACGGCTTCTTTCTCAAGATCACCCCTTCCTGGCTGCTCGAGCGGCTATAA
- the ccsA gene encoding cytochrome c biogenesis protein CcsA has protein sequence MQTLERTPATRLDGLTLALLGTGTLAFLVALYFVLTSPPEVSQGYVYRIVFVHISTAWVGYLACFGCLAYSVAYLVTRKPAHDRMAAVMAELILLFMGLTLVQGMLYARPTWGVYWEWEPRLTTTAILFAVYVGYFVLRAAIEDPELRAKAAAAVGILGVINVPISYMSVIWWRSLHQVQSFNLTTGKSQFDPAMLPALLVTLTALTLLLFGFARFKGYLAAQSAHKEAMDG, from the coding sequence ATGCAGACCCTCGAGCGCACCCCTGCTACCCGCCTGGACGGCCTGACCCTGGCCCTCCTGGGAACCGGCACCCTGGCCTTTCTCGTTGCCCTGTACTTCGTGCTGACCTCCCCCCCTGAGGTGAGCCAGGGGTACGTCTACCGGATCGTCTTCGTTCATATCTCCACGGCCTGGGTGGGGTATCTGGCCTGCTTCGGCTGCCTGGCCTACTCGGTGGCCTACCTGGTGACCCGAAAACCCGCCCACGACCGCATGGCCGCGGTGATGGCCGAGCTGATCCTGTTGTTCATGGGCCTGACCCTGGTGCAGGGGATGCTCTATGCCCGCCCGACCTGGGGGGTGTACTGGGAGTGGGAACCCCGCCTCACCACCACCGCCATCCTCTTTGCCGTCTACGTGGGCTACTTCGTGCTGCGCGCGGCCATCGAAGATCCTGAGCTCAGGGCCAAGGCCGCCGCAGCGGTGGGCATCTTGGGGGTCATCAACGTGCCCATCAGCTACATGTCGGTGATCTGGTGGCGCAGCCTGCACCAGGTGCAAAGCTTCAACCTCACCACCGGCAAAAGCCAGTTCGACCCGGCCATGCTCCCCGCGCTCTTGGTGACCCTAACGGCCCTCACCTTGCTCCTTTTCGGTTTCGCCCGCTTCAAGGGGTACCTGGCCGCCCAGAGCGCCCATAAGGAGGCCATGGATGGATAA
- a CDS encoding response regulator, with the protein MANPPLRILLVEDNPADVFLMEAALELGELPHTLLLARDGQEALELLRGARSQDSLPDLILLDLNLPRLSGFDVLQAIRQDPQLSHLTVVVFTTSNAHSDVQRAYALQANAYVVKPPGLDDLLRIISQLKSFWFEAASLPCSYPHLEGGRT; encoded by the coding sequence ATGGCTAATCCTCCCCTCCGCATACTTCTTGTCGAAGACAATCCCGCCGACGTCTTCTTGATGGAAGCAGCCCTAGAGCTGGGCGAGCTGCCGCATACCCTTTTATTGGCCCGTGACGGTCAAGAAGCCTTGGAACTCCTTCGAGGAGCGCGTAGCCAGGATAGTTTGCCGGACCTCATCCTATTAGACCTCAATCTTCCACGTCTCAGCGGCTTTGATGTCTTGCAGGCCATTCGTCAAGACCCTCAGCTTAGCCACCTCACGGTAGTGGTTTTTACCACCTCGAACGCCCATTCTGACGTTCAGAGGGCCTATGCCCTGCAAGCCAATGCGTATGTGGTCAAGCCTCCGGGGCTCGATGATCTTCTTAGAATAATCAGCCAGCTCAAGTCCTTTTGGTTCGAGGCAGCTAGCCTGCCGTGTAGCTACCCACACTTAGAGGGGGGTAGGACATAG
- a CDS encoding ABC transporter ATP-binding protein, whose amino-acid sequence MTPSPPPPYLLRAEALSKRYGREWVIRELDFSLAGGEVVALLGPNGAGKTTLLRLLAGLVRPTAGRVSAQAKVGLLANPPAFYRHLSGEENLAYALRLEGRRVDLGAIRQLLAHLGLPPKKPVLSYSSGMKKRLALGRMQLLGTEVWLLDEPEAALDAQGRELLGEIVRQARRGGGVVIATHDRTWISTLADRQVVLGHTARGER is encoded by the coding sequence ATGACCCCTTCCCCCCCGCCGCCCTACCTGCTCCGTGCCGAGGCCCTCTCCAAGCGTTACGGGCGGGAGTGGGTGATCCGGGAACTGGATTTTAGTCTGGCCGGGGGTGAGGTGGTGGCGCTTTTGGGGCCCAACGGGGCGGGCAAGACCACCCTCTTGCGCCTGCTGGCCGGGTTGGTGCGCCCCACCGCAGGGAGGGTGAGCGCTCAGGCCAAGGTCGGCCTGCTGGCCAATCCCCCGGCCTTCTACCGCCACCTCTCGGGAGAGGAGAACCTGGCCTATGCCCTGCGCCTGGAGGGCCGCAGGGTAGACCTGGGGGCGATCCGCCAGCTCCTCGCGCACCTTGGGTTACCCCCCAAGAAGCCGGTGCTCTCGTACTCGAGCGGGATGAAAAAGCGTTTGGCCTTAGGCCGGATGCAGTTGCTTGGGACCGAGGTCTGGCTCCTCGACGAGCCGGAGGCGGCCCTGGATGCCCAAGGCCGGGAGCTCCTGGGCGAGATCGTGCGCCAAGCGCGCAGGGGAGGCGGGGTGGTGATCGCCACCCATGACCGGACCTGGATCTCCACCCTGGCCGACCGCCAGGTGGTGTTGGGCCATACCGCGAGGGGTGAGCGGTGA
- a CDS encoding heme lyase CcmF/NrfE family subunit, giving the protein MTPGLLGGLSLVAALLFSLIGLGLSGFAHFQRDGRYLEAARRTSGLALLAALVAFGALEWALLSDDFSVRYVAEHHSSTSPLWVKLVTPWAALEGSILLWATLQTLYTWIVSWRVHTRALPGGKNGLDPYRAPIALGVLFTVQVFFFAVMVFLAHPFDAVIPPPTEGPGPNPLLQNHWMMAVHPVLMYLGFVGFSVPFAYAVAAMATRRYQSWVHETRWWTMIAWGFLTAGKMAGAWWSYEVLGWGGYWAWDPVENASFLPWLLATAFLHTSMVQERRGLLRSWNFALVILTFVATFFMTFLTRSGVIQSVHAFGEGPVGPVFLAFLLSVAFASFYFLSRVSSELRDAGEVRLVSREGALLGGAILFTVFTFVVLVGTVWPLVVEALSGAKVSVGAPFFNQMAAPFGVFMLTLMGIGPVLPWRRSKPEAVRNLQILLAVLLIGTLVGLARGWTVGVSLAVGLFLYNLAAVGLMVDQGVRERARSLGISAARALADLALSNKRRFGSHIVHVGVALGCLAIAFSQAYRVEAQKTLRLGETWKEVGLEVRLIDLRQLQEPNRLATVAVLEVRGTSRQGLWAEGQYRPRLNVYRAMNQPLPSPAVKYTPGNDYYFILQQFGQDERGVWATVRVIVTPLVLWLWVAGMIVVLGTLYILWPAGVRALAKAPGGATA; this is encoded by the coding sequence ATGACCCCCGGCCTCCTCGGTGGACTCTCGCTGGTCGCTGCGCTCCTTTTCTCGCTGATCGGGCTGGGTTTGTCTGGCTTCGCCCATTTCCAGCGGGACGGGCGCTACCTCGAGGCCGCCCGACGCACCTCGGGGCTGGCCCTGCTCGCGGCCCTGGTGGCCTTCGGGGCGCTCGAGTGGGCCTTGCTCAGCGATGATTTCAGCGTACGGTATGTGGCGGAGCACCACTCCAGCACCTCGCCCCTATGGGTCAAGCTGGTCACCCCCTGGGCGGCGCTCGAGGGCAGCATCCTGCTATGGGCTACCCTGCAAACCCTCTATACCTGGATCGTCTCCTGGCGGGTGCATACCCGCGCCCTTCCCGGGGGCAAAAACGGCCTCGATCCCTACCGCGCCCCTATCGCGCTGGGGGTGCTTTTCACCGTGCAGGTGTTCTTCTTCGCGGTGATGGTCTTTCTGGCCCATCCCTTCGACGCGGTGATCCCCCCGCCCACCGAGGGGCCAGGGCCTAACCCGCTCTTGCAAAACCACTGGATGATGGCGGTGCACCCGGTGCTGATGTACCTGGGCTTCGTAGGCTTCAGCGTGCCGTTTGCCTATGCGGTAGCGGCGATGGCCACCCGGCGCTACCAGAGCTGGGTGCACGAGACCCGCTGGTGGACCATGATCGCCTGGGGCTTCCTGACCGCGGGCAAGATGGCCGGGGCCTGGTGGAGCTACGAGGTGCTGGGTTGGGGCGGGTACTGGGCCTGGGACCCGGTGGAAAACGCCTCCTTCCTGCCCTGGTTGCTCGCCACGGCTTTCTTGCACACCTCCATGGTGCAGGAGCGGCGGGGACTGTTGCGAAGCTGGAACTTTGCATTGGTGATCCTGACCTTCGTCGCCACCTTCTTCATGACCTTTCTGACCCGCTCGGGGGTCATCCAGTCGGTGCACGCGTTTGGTGAAGGGCCGGTGGGGCCGGTGTTTCTGGCCTTCTTGCTCTCGGTGGCGTTCGCCAGCTTTTACTTCCTCTCCCGAGTCTCCTCGGAGCTTCGCGATGCCGGGGAGGTGCGCCTTGTGAGCCGCGAAGGGGCCTTGCTGGGTGGGGCCATCCTCTTCACCGTGTTCACCTTCGTGGTGCTGGTCGGCACGGTCTGGCCGCTGGTGGTGGAGGCCCTGAGCGGGGCCAAGGTTTCCGTAGGGGCCCCCTTCTTCAACCAGATGGCGGCCCCCTTCGGGGTGTTCATGCTGACGCTGATGGGCATCGGGCCGGTATTGCCCTGGCGGCGGAGCAAGCCTGAGGCGGTGCGTAACCTGCAGATCCTGTTGGCGGTGCTGTTGATCGGCACGCTGGTGGGGTTGGCTCGGGGCTGGACCGTAGGGGTTTCGCTAGCGGTGGGGCTTTTCCTGTATAACCTGGCGGCGGTGGGGTTGATGGTGGACCAGGGGGTGCGCGAGCGGGCCAGATCGCTGGGCATTTCGGCGGCCCGAGCCCTGGCGGATCTCGCCCTCAGCAACAAGCGGCGCTTCGGCAGCCACATCGTTCACGTGGGGGTGGCGTTGGGCTGTCTGGCCATCGCCTTCAGCCAGGCCTACCGGGTAGAGGCGCAGAAGACCCTGCGCCTCGGGGAGACCTGGAAAGAGGTGGGGCTCGAGGTGCGGCTGATCGACCTGCGGCAGCTACAAGAACCCAACCGCCTGGCCACCGTCGCGGTCTTGGAGGTGCGCGGCACCTCTCGTCAGGGCCTGTGGGCGGAAGGGCAGTACCGGCCCCGGCTCAACGTCTACCGGGCGATGAACCAGCCGTTGCCCTCCCCTGCGGTGAAGTACACCCCGGGCAACGATTACTACTTCATCCTTCAGCAGTTCGGCCAGGACGAGCGGGGGGTGTGGGCTACGGTGCGGGTGATCGTCACCCCGCTGGTGCTGTGGTTGTGGGTGGCGGGGATGATCGTGGTTTTGGGGACGCTCTACATCCTATGGCCTGCGGGCGTGCGGGCTTTGGCCAAGGCTCCCGGAGGGGCCACCGCGTGA
- a CDS encoding ATP-binding protein: MGYEEAGLLPPTYLGGPVITPDNCDREPIHIPGSIQPHGALLAVDAHTQLILQTSVNTAAHLGQPPESLRGSSLATVLSEAALQPMLAALPVGSPDNLQYRTTLDLPVGRRALTAHRVQDLLILEFEASQGYDPTGPHALRNAVFALEGAPTLDGLVQVAAQVVREISGFDRVMIYRFAPDASGEVIAEARRADLFSFLGHRFPESDIPAQARALYLRHLLRMTANVEAQPVPLEPLLNPQNGQPTPLGGAVLRATSPMHIQYLRNMGVASSLSVSIVVEGRLWGLISCHHLTPYVVPPEIRTALEYLGRLLSLQVQIKSRADTDAFRARLHAQHARLVEAVAHSLDPLETLSDERLDLAGLMRASGVIVFFEGRWRARGQTPSPTEIENLLAWLRTQEGSFLYTDALAELWPPAAQLSDRASGLLAIGVGNNWAEGVVWLRPEIATVARWGGATPQSAKDSLGPRRSFATYVETVRGRSEPWHPGELEEAQDLQRALTATLGERLHVLRALNAALERSNAEWQRLAFVIAHDMQEPVRLIAQFAELFALRYRQQLDGQAERILHFLLDETARLRTLTQDLYAYTALLSAPPLTRRPVALDEVLRDVLAKLEPQIRETQARLRLPEQAPLLQADPERLRDLLLHLLRNALTFGGRPPRIEVELERVPGAWQLTVRDHGPGIPPEYHEQVFGLFQRLGRREDAPGNGIGLALCRKIAEQHGGRLTLQSTPGAGCAFTFFLPDPEHHG, from the coding sequence ATGGGCTACGAGGAGGCGGGCTTGTTGCCCCCCACCTATCTGGGCGGGCCGGTCATTACTCCTGACAACTGCGACCGCGAGCCCATTCATATTCCGGGAAGTATCCAGCCCCACGGGGCCTTGCTCGCGGTAGATGCGCATACTCAGCTCATCCTGCAAACCAGCGTTAATACCGCCGCCCACCTTGGTCAGCCCCCGGAAAGCCTGCGTGGGTCTTCGCTGGCGACTGTTTTGTCAGAAGCGGCGCTCCAGCCAATGCTGGCCGCTTTGCCGGTCGGATCGCCGGATAACCTTCAGTACCGCACCACGCTGGATCTGCCGGTTGGCCGCCGGGCGCTGACTGCCCACCGGGTACAGGATCTGCTGATCTTGGAATTCGAGGCCAGCCAAGGGTATGACCCAACCGGTCCGCACGCCTTGCGCAACGCGGTTTTTGCCCTCGAGGGGGCACCGACGTTGGACGGGCTTGTACAGGTGGCAGCGCAAGTAGTTCGAGAGATTTCCGGTTTCGACCGGGTGATGATCTATCGTTTCGCCCCCGACGCTAGCGGCGAGGTTATCGCTGAAGCGCGCCGGGCCGATCTCTTTAGCTTTTTGGGGCACCGCTTTCCTGAATCGGATATTCCAGCTCAGGCTCGGGCTCTTTACCTTCGGCATTTGTTGCGGATGACCGCGAATGTGGAGGCTCAGCCTGTGCCGCTCGAACCCTTACTTAACCCCCAAAACGGCCAACCTACCCCGCTGGGCGGAGCGGTGCTGCGGGCTACCTCGCCGATGCATATACAGTACCTGCGGAATATGGGGGTAGCCTCCAGCTTGTCGGTCTCCATCGTGGTGGAAGGGCGTCTATGGGGGTTGATCTCTTGCCACCACCTCACCCCCTACGTAGTACCACCTGAGATTCGCACCGCGTTGGAGTACTTAGGCCGCTTGCTTAGCTTGCAGGTGCAGATTAAATCCCGTGCCGACACCGATGCTTTTCGGGCTCGCTTGCATGCTCAACACGCACGGTTAGTAGAAGCGGTGGCCCATTCGTTGGATCCTCTCGAAACCCTGAGCGACGAACGGCTGGACTTGGCTGGGCTTATGCGGGCCAGTGGGGTCATCGTATTTTTTGAAGGGCGCTGGCGGGCTCGTGGACAGACTCCTTCTCCCACGGAGATAGAAAACCTTCTCGCTTGGCTGCGCACCCAGGAAGGCTCTTTTCTGTATACCGACGCTTTGGCTGAACTTTGGCCGCCTGCGGCCCAGCTTAGCGACCGGGCCAGCGGCCTGCTAGCCATCGGAGTGGGCAACAACTGGGCGGAAGGAGTGGTGTGGCTGCGGCCCGAGATCGCTACCGTGGCCCGCTGGGGTGGGGCTACCCCACAAAGCGCCAAGGATTCCCTAGGGCCACGCCGCTCCTTTGCCACTTATGTAGAGACCGTGCGAGGACGGTCCGAACCTTGGCATCCCGGTGAACTGGAAGAGGCCCAAGACCTTCAGCGCGCCCTGACGGCGACATTGGGGGAGCGGTTGCACGTGCTGCGGGCGCTAAACGCTGCCCTCGAGCGCTCCAATGCAGAGTGGCAACGGCTCGCCTTCGTGATCGCCCATGATATGCAAGAGCCGGTACGTCTGATCGCGCAATTCGCCGAACTTTTCGCCTTGCGTTACCGTCAGCAATTGGATGGACAGGCTGAGCGGATCTTGCACTTTTTGCTCGACGAGACAGCCCGGCTACGCACTCTCACCCAAGACCTCTATGCCTACACCGCGCTGCTCTCGGCACCCCCTTTAACCCGCCGCCCGGTGGCGCTGGATGAGGTACTGCGGGATGTGCTGGCTAAGCTAGAACCGCAGATCCGGGAAACTCAAGCTCGCCTCCGCCTACCGGAGCAAGCGCCCTTGCTTCAGGCAGATCCCGAGCGCCTACGCGACCTATTGCTGCATCTTTTGCGCAATGCTTTGACTTTTGGTGGGCGTCCTCCCCGGATTGAGGTAGAGCTCGAGCGTGTGCCAGGAGCCTGGCAGCTCACCGTGCGTGATCACGGCCCAGGAATTCCGCCAGAGTACCATGAGCAGGTGTTCGGCCTTTTTCAACGGCTGGGACGGCGTGAGGATGCACCGGGTAACGGTATCGGGTTAGCCCTTTGCCGTAAGATTGCCGAGCAACACGGCGGCCGCTTGACCCTGCAATCTACTCCCGGCGCCGGTTGCGCGTTTACGTTTTTTCTCCCCGATCCGGAGCATCATGGCTAA
- a CDS encoding heme exporter protein CcmB — protein MRRIFWLAWRDLTLELRGRAGLLAVVFFLTVMLLILGLAFGPYPQDLRKAAPGVLWVALAFAGSLLAGRAFGLELEDNTLDDLLLTPGGKEWIYFGKLLFQMLLLLLVGIVLIVFTAGLFYLPLSAWPGLLLTLLLGTLGYASVSSFYAGMLARLRGREVLLPLLLFPIVVPVVLSSVQATIALVQGTPVAEMRHWWQLLLVFDVIYVTVCSLLFPWVLEG, from the coding sequence GTGCGGAGGATTTTTTGGTTGGCCTGGCGCGATTTGACCCTCGAGCTGCGGGGGCGGGCCGGGCTACTGGCGGTGGTGTTTTTCCTCACGGTGATGCTGCTCATCCTGGGGCTGGCCTTTGGCCCCTACCCCCAGGACTTGCGCAAGGCCGCGCCGGGGGTGTTATGGGTGGCGCTGGCTTTTGCCGGGAGCCTGTTGGCGGGCCGGGCTTTCGGGCTCGAGCTCGAGGACAACACCCTGGATGACCTGCTGCTCACCCCCGGCGGCAAGGAGTGGATCTACTTCGGCAAGCTGCTGTTTCAGATGCTCCTGCTCCTGTTGGTGGGAATCGTCCTGATCGTGTTCACCGCCGGGCTTTTCTACCTGCCGCTCTCGGCCTGGCCGGGGCTCTTGCTCACCTTGCTATTGGGCACCTTGGGTTACGCCAGCGTCTCCAGCTTCTACGCTGGGATGCTGGCCCGCTTGCGCGGGCGCGAGGTGCTGCTGCCCTTGCTCTTGTTCCCCATTGTGGTCCCGGTGGTGCTTTCCTCGGTGCAGGCCACCATCGCCTTGGTCCAAGGTACGCCGGTGGCCGAGATGCGCCACTGGTGGCAGCTTCTGTTGGTCTTCGACGTGATCTACGTTACGGTGTGCAGCCTGCTTTTTCCCTGGGTGCTGGAGGGGTGA
- a CDS encoding ATP-binding protein: MFRWRKASAEPAAVMAALHEALLSDVELKPVLRNLLSATTRQLGAERASIFLYHPAEQDLRGEVASGAHQTVTTIALPLSRKGPVQEAFFAPPEGIVKEGDYLLPIVLQAAPSGGNPYCWVTPERSCTISPKATKVNRALVCPSCRHFGAMGVLSLEGHFPEGTRELMPLIARSTALAVRNARVYEEVTESRARLAQRSRQLELVSALSRQVVRNLDLGAILETLAVRLHKDFGYHRVTVAVNQNDFLQGFLTVKEGQVYRTRGHSRIRIPIQGSSDPMAQAARLRRPVLATKEQLPPWVNSESMAFVPITAFSPTFVEPGKPAQTQTDMEVLGVVAVDHGPKGTEVVVEDLWYVQLLCNTAGVAIKNAQVYAEQARLSEALALERSKLTEALEQMGDGVIVLEEDRGFANRLAREALGLEREVELGDLPDYLYPALEGRELEVELKGRTFSVLGTREGRLRVLVLHEITQRKLAEQAIRESESRNRAILQAIPDMLFVVNQEGRIQEYKSAREEPLPVSGESFLGRTLSEVLPPEAANRAMEALHAALTQGRLPFFEYQIRTDGRLRDYEGRAVQIAPQQGLLIIRDVTPQKDAERIKSEFIAAVSHELRTPLAAIMGFAELLTSGEIPLEEGQEFLRIIYDNGRRLKNMVDNLLDSSRLEAGRFEVYKRPVQLEETLRGVADSFAGVAQLSQVEFHREIPPLPPVEADPDRIGQVMGNLLSNAFKFTPKGGRVTLRARLEGDSLKIEVEDTGPGIPESEQSRLFQRYGRTQSAVSRGVSGTGLGLYISKAIVEAHGGRIWVESEVGKGTTFSLTLPLHATQPQPT; encoded by the coding sequence ATGTTTCGCTGGCGCAAAGCCTCTGCCGAACCCGCCGCGGTGATGGCCGCTTTGCACGAGGCGCTGCTCTCGGACGTGGAGCTCAAGCCGGTGCTGCGTAACCTGCTCTCGGCCACCACCCGCCAACTGGGCGCCGAGCGGGCCTCGATCTTTCTCTATCACCCGGCGGAACAGGACCTGCGGGGGGAGGTAGCCTCGGGGGCTCACCAGACCGTCACCACCATCGCCTTGCCGCTCTCGAGGAAAGGCCCCGTCCAAGAGGCCTTTTTCGCCCCCCCCGAGGGGATCGTCAAAGAAGGCGATTACCTGCTGCCCATCGTGTTGCAAGCGGCCCCTTCGGGCGGGAACCCCTACTGCTGGGTCACCCCAGAGCGCTCCTGCACCATCAGCCCCAAGGCCACCAAGGTCAACCGAGCGCTGGTCTGCCCCAGTTGCCGCCACTTCGGGGCGATGGGGGTGCTCTCCCTGGAGGGGCATTTCCCGGAGGGAACCCGCGAGCTGATGCCGCTCATCGCCCGCTCCACCGCCCTGGCGGTGCGCAACGCCCGGGTCTACGAGGAAGTGACCGAAAGCCGCGCCCGGCTAGCCCAGCGGAGCCGCCAGCTCGAGCTGGTGAGCGCGCTCTCCCGCCAAGTGGTGCGCAACCTCGACCTGGGGGCCATTCTCGAGACCCTGGCGGTGCGGCTGCACAAGGATTTCGGATACCATCGGGTGACCGTCGCGGTCAACCAAAACGACTTTTTGCAGGGGTTTCTCACGGTCAAGGAGGGGCAGGTCTACCGCACCCGGGGGCATAGCCGCATCCGCATTCCCATCCAGGGCTCGAGCGACCCCATGGCCCAGGCCGCCCGTTTGCGCCGCCCGGTGCTCGCTACCAAGGAGCAGCTTCCTCCTTGGGTGAACAGCGAGAGCATGGCGTTTGTGCCCATCACCGCCTTTTCACCTACATTCGTGGAGCCCGGAAAGCCAGCGCAGACCCAGACCGACATGGAGGTGCTGGGGGTGGTAGCGGTGGACCACGGCCCCAAGGGCACCGAGGTGGTGGTGGAAGACCTGTGGTATGTGCAGCTTTTGTGCAACACCGCGGGCGTAGCCATCAAGAACGCGCAGGTCTACGCCGAGCAGGCCCGGCTCTCCGAGGCCTTAGCCCTCGAGCGCAGCAAACTCACCGAGGCGCTCGAGCAGATGGGCGATGGGGTGATCGTGCTCGAAGAGGACCGGGGCTTCGCCAACCGCTTGGCGCGAGAGGCCTTGGGGCTGGAGCGCGAGGTAGAGCTTGGCGATCTGCCCGACTACCTCTACCCCGCGCTCGAGGGGCGGGAGCTCGAGGTGGAGCTAAAAGGCCGCACCTTCAGCGTGCTGGGCACCCGCGAGGGCCGGCTCAGGGTACTGGTGCTGCACGAAATCACCCAGCGCAAGCTAGCCGAGCAGGCCATACGTGAAAGCGAGTCGCGCAACCGGGCCATTCTGCAAGCCATCCCCGACATGCTCTTCGTGGTGAATCAGGAAGGGCGCATCCAGGAGTACAAGTCCGCCCGCGAGGAGCCCCTGCCGGTCTCGGGCGAGTCCTTTTTGGGCCGTACCCTTTCGGAGGTACTGCCTCCCGAAGCGGCCAACCGGGCCATGGAGGCGCTGCACGCGGCCCTTACCCAAGGCCGCCTGCCCTTTTTTGAATACCAGATCCGTACCGATGGGCGCTTGCGCGATTACGAAGGGCGGGCCGTGCAGATCGCCCCCCAGCAGGGCCTGCTCATCATCCGCGACGTGACCCCGCAAAAAGACGCCGAACGGATCAAAAGCGAGTTCATCGCGGCGGTGAGCCACGAGCTGCGCACCCCGCTGGCGGCCATCATGGGGTTTGCCGAGCTGCTCACCAGCGGGGAGATCCCGCTTGAAGAAGGCCAGGAGTTCTTGCGAATCATCTACGACAACGGACGGCGGCTGAAGAACATGGTGGATAACCTGCTGGACTCCTCGCGGCTCGAGGCGGGGCGCTTTGAGGTGTACAAGCGCCCGGTACAGCTCGAGGAAACCCTGCGGGGGGTAGCCGACAGCTTCGCCGGGGTGGCCCAGCTCTCCCAGGTGGAGTTCCACCGGGAGATCCCCCCCCTCCCGCCGGTCGAGGCCGACCCCGACCGCATCGGCCAGGTGATGGGCAACCTGCTCTCCAACGCTTTCAAGTTTACCCCTAAGGGCGGGAGGGTCACCCTGCGGGCCAGGCTCGAGGGCGACAGCCTGAAGATAGAGGTGGAGGACACCGGCCCGGGCATCCCCGAATCCGAACAAAGCCGGCTGTTCCAGCGCTACGGGCGCACCCAAAGTGCCGTCTCGCGCGGGGTGTCGGGGACCGGGCTGGGACTTTACATCTCCAAAGCCATCGTGGAGGCCCACGGCGGGCGGATCTGGGTGGAATCGGAGGTAGGCAAGGGCACCACCTTCAGCCTGACCCTCCCCCTCCATGCAACTCAGCCGCAACCAACCTAA
- the ccmE gene encoding cytochrome c maturation protein CcmE produces the protein MKPKYILGILVVLAALAYMVFGGLGQNLVYFITPSEYFQQPARYQNRPVRLGGIVKAGTVRYNKDTLELRFVLSDGVSEVPVEARGTPPALFKERQGVVVEGRFQGQSFRGDTLLVKHSESYQAPKAGWTPDQVRKLIEETR, from the coding sequence ATGAAACCCAAATACATCCTCGGCATCCTGGTCGTCCTCGCGGCACTGGCCTACATGGTCTTTGGCGGCCTGGGGCAGAACCTGGTGTACTTCATCACCCCTTCGGAGTACTTCCAGCAGCCTGCGCGCTACCAAAACCGGCCGGTGCGGCTGGGCGGGATCGTCAAAGCCGGGACGGTTCGCTACAACAAGGACACCCTCGAGCTGCGCTTTGTCCTTTCCGACGGGGTTTCTGAGGTTCCGGTGGAGGCCCGGGGTACCCCTCCGGCGCTCTTCAAGGAGCGCCAGGGGGTGGTGGTGGAGGGCCGCTTCCAGGGCCAGAGCTTTCGGGGGGATACCCTCTTGGTAAAACACTCGGAGTCCTACCAGGCACCTAAAGCGGGCTGGACCCCCGACCAAGTACGCAAGCTGATCGAGGAGACCAGATGA